The Gambusia affinis linkage group LG05, SWU_Gaff_1.0, whole genome shotgun sequence region AATTCCAGTTCAACACATTTCCTTCTGCATAACAAAAGTCCTTCGCATATTTCCGGATCTCACAGGGTGAAAGTGTGTAATCCCACATATGGAGATCTGACATCATGCCGATAAATGATTGTTTGGCATCAAATCTACCACCGTGTGAATCTTGATCCTGtaagaagagaaaacacaataatCAAACCGTAAACTCACAAACATCTACAACTTTCCAAACCACTAGAGTGGCTATTCTATAAACATTTTAGGGGGATTTATGGTGATGCACAGGTTTAATTAAAGATATATCTCAATACTTTGTACCCTGACTAAAGTAGGGTAAGGAATAGAGGCATCTATCATTATTAGACTACATaaacagcaaatatttgacaccttaaaaatcagaaaattaaacTAATAAGAAACTCAGATTAAAGATGATATGATTTGTATTCATATTGTCTGTCAGAATTCTAAATCCTGaaacacaatttattaaatGGGGCAGATTATTTCAACCTTGTCTTTGCTTATTATCTGAGTTATTACAAactataaaatgctaaaatatatggagaaggaagaaaacagtAGTACTTCAGACTGAAACTGTTTTTCCCAGAGTTTGTTTCTGCTTAACAAGTTTGCACACAGCCATTCTCAAGCTCTTAGTTGAAAGGTTAGTTTAAGCTAAGCCACCAAGTTTAATATGTGGCTAACTTTGATTGAATCATAAACTTGATACAATTTGGGATATTTTTCATAATGtatgaatatttctgcatttacaGTGTTTAAAACACACCTGTCCTAAAGCAATTATAATTGGTCCATTGATACTGGATCCAGAGCTGGTAAATTTCCTGCTTGAAGGGTTTCCATCCACCCACAGTTGAGCCAAGCCAGACGTAGAATCCCATGTTGCGCAAACTGATTGCCACTTGTTCAGCTTGAGGTCCAGGCCTTCAAAACTTGTGAATATGTTCCTTACCCACATTTGAAAAGAATCTAAGCTGGccaaattgtaaaacaaaaaggcatTGTGAAAAGAGGGTAGAGACAACGAGAAAAGGGCGTGATTTCTTTTGAGGTCTGTAAAGAACCTGTTTTGAGGCAAAAGACATGaagaattttgttttagctttagaCAGTCATACACTCTGTAGATtgctttctctgttttaaaaaatgtagttttaaaatttttaaaaaggttagTGCTTACCTGAGACAGACAGTCACAGCCTGTAAATTTTGTCTTGATGTTGTCAACCTAACGTGTGCTGTGTCGGTTTCTTGTGGGAAGGTGAACATCTTCTCTGAAAGATCTTTTAAACAAAGGAGTTATTAatgaaatttaaatacattattaaaaaaattaatttaaagttatggatactttccaaaataaatatttgtagttCCGTTTAATTTATAGTCCACTTGGAAATTAGGCTTTAATATCATAGCTAAACTTGTATCTGACAAAATCTCCTCAAATTTGCTATGATGTcaaattaagtaattttatcttgtagattttttttttgtttgtttgtttgtttggtttttttgttattatagTAGCTTGTGTGAGTCACATTGAAagttataaagcactttaaccCTTTGACTTGGAACCAGATGGTTAATTTTTTCTTGTCAGCATAAAtcattcaaaaattaaaaactctgaaaacgTCTATTTTgctatttcatttatttttgaattaaaaaaaaattgtaccaTGACATACAAATCTGTTATTCCATCAACTAGATTACATCAAAGCTGCTTTGTCAAGATCCTTTTCATTGACATGATGTGAATGAGAAGGCACaacatttaattcatttcaatGAGACACAATGTAAAC contains the following coding sequences:
- the LOC122831490 gene encoding jeltraxin-like, whose product is MTTMMLLLMLLVTSCTAIPQNLSEKMFTFPQETDTAHVRLTTSRQNLQAVTVCLRFFTDLKRNHALFSLSLPSFHNAFLFYNLASLDSFQMWVRNIFTSFEGLDLKLNKWQSVCATWDSTSGLAQLWVDGNPSSRKFTSSGSSINGPIIIALGQDQDSHGGRFDAKQSFIGMMSDLHMWDYTLSPCEIRKYAKDFCYAEGNVLNWNSLEFQIIGRVLIENKQNTCQ